A single window of Symphalangus syndactylus isolate Jambi chromosome 4, NHGRI_mSymSyn1-v2.1_pri, whole genome shotgun sequence DNA harbors:
- the LOC129480215 gene encoding NUT family member 2D-like has protein sequence MSGKQPKWEGALVDWHKKCLGSYVPDLFTFKFYLLQLDSGASAEPGHSLGLTLDFSHCGNCQTVVVSTQPEGMASNGAHGLSSALCVTVEMKNLLLFHLYYLMNGGQASHLLLSTLRTTKPLRDSSLTHGLGDACEADRVCQGHLRETLGQRRLGCYFLGDRAHGPPLVTAGVPPDGPLVLSAFPSTPLVAGQDGRGPSGAGASNVFVQMRTEVGPVKAPQAQTLVLTQAPLVWQAPGALCGGVVCPPPLLLAAAPVVPVMAAQVVGGTQACEGGWSQGLLLPPQPPPAAQLPPIVSQGNAGPWPQGAHGEGSLASSQAKAPPDDSCNPKSVYENFQLWQRYKPLAQRHLPLSPDTEALSCFLIPVLRSLARRKPTMTLEEGLWRAMREWQRTSNFDRMIFYEMAEKFLEFEAEEEMQSQKSQWMKGPQCLPPPATPRLEPQGPLAPEVVKQPVCLPSKAGPKVPTAHLPPPRPQRPVETKARLPPPRTQRPVETKARLPPPRPQRPVETKARLPPPQPHWRAETKAHLPPPRPQRPAETKVPDEIPPEVVQEHVDIMEELLGPPLGATGEPEKQWEEGEVKQPQEEDWMPPDPGLLSYIDKLCSQKDFVTKVEAVIHPRFLEELLSPDLQMDFLALSQELEQEEGLTLAQLVEKRLLPWKEKQHARAAPGHGMARLDSSSSKFAAGQGAERDVPDPQQGVGMETCPPQMAAWDPQGRGRAHTGMARSKDSAVLLGCQDPPGLRAARPTSPPQDHRPTCPGLGTKDALDLPGGSPVRESHGLAQGSSEEEELPSLAFLLGSQHKLLPWWLPQSPVPALGLLSPEKCGPQGALQSPSAKRRDLSLAPSPATKSKKRPLFRSPSPWPGLRVSGEQSLAWGLGGPSRSQNRKGDPLVSRKENKQHCGQ, from the exons CTCATGGCCTGTCCTCTGCACTTTGTGTTACTGTGGAGATGAAGAATTTGCTCCTGTTCCATTTATACTACCTCATGAACGGGGGACAG GCCTCTCACCTGTTGCTGAGCACGCTGAGGACCACCAAGCCGCTGAGAGACTCATCCCTGACCCATGGCTTGGGAGATGCCTGTGAGGCTGACAGGGTCTGCCAGGGACACCTAAGGGAGACCCTCGGGCAGCGAAGGCTTGGCTGTTACTTCTTGGGAGACAGGG CACACGGGCCGCCCCTTGTGACTGCAGGGGTTCCTCCAGACGGCCCTCTGGTgctgtctgccttccccagcacaCCTCTGGTGGCAGGACAGGATGGCCGCGGCCCTAGTGGGGCCGGGGCTTCCAACGTCTTTGTCCAGATGAGGACAGAGGTGGGGCCTGTGAAGGCCCCTCAGGCACAGACCTTGGTCCTAACTCAGGCCCCCCTCGTCTGGCAGGCTCCAGGCGCCCTTTGCGGAGGTGTCGTGTGTCCACCTCCCCTACTCCTGGCAGCTGCTCCTGTGGTGCCTGTTATGGCTGCCCAGGTGGTTGGGGGCACCCAGGCCTGTGAGGGAGGCTGGTCCCAGGGCCTTCTTCttccaccacaaccaccaccggCTGCCCAGTTGCCCCCCATCGTGTCCCAAGGAAATGCTGGGCCATGGCCACAAGGGGCTCATGGAGAGGGCAGCCTGGCTTCCTCCCAggccaaggccccaccagacgACTCCTGTAACCCCAAGAGTGTCTATGAGAACTTCCAACTCTGGCAGCGCTACAAGCCCCTGGCCCAGAGGCACCTTCCCCTGAGTCCTGACACTGAAGCGCTTTCCTGCTTCCTCAT CCCAGTTCTCCGATCCCTGGCCCGGCGGAAGCCCACCATGACCCTGGAGGAGGGACTGTGGCGGGCCATGCGGGAATGGCAGCGCACGAGCAACTTTGACCGGATGATCTTCTATGAGATGGCGGAAAA gttcctggagtttgaggctgaggaAGAGATGCAGAGTCAGAAATCACAATGGATGAAGGGGCCCCAGTGCCTGCCTCCTCCAGCCACACCGAGGCTTGAACCTCAAGGACCCCTGGCCCCTGAGGTGGTCAAGCAGCCAG tgTGCCTTCCCAGCAAGGCCGGCCCCAAGGTCCCGACTGCCCACCTGCCACCACCCAGGCCCCAGAGGCCAGTGGAGACCAAGGCCCGCCTGCCACCACCCAGGACCCAGAGGCCAGTGGAAACCAAGGCCCGCCTGCCACCACCCAGGCCCCAGAGGCCAGTGGAAACCAAGGCccgcctgccaccaccccagccccacTGGCGAGCAGAGACCAAGGCCCACCTGCCACCACCCAGGCCCCAGAGACCAGCAGAGACCAAGGTCCCTGATGAGATTCCCCCAGAAGTGGTGCAGGAGCATGTGGACATCATGGAGGAGCTGCTGGGGCCTCCCCTCGGGGCCACAGGGGAGCCCGAGAAACAATGGGAAGAGGGTGAAGTAAAGCAGCCACAGGAAGAGGACTGGATGCCCCCAGACCCGGGCCTCCTGAGCTACATTGACAAACTGTGTTCCCAGAAAGACTTCGTCACCAAG GTGGAGGCCGTCATTCACCCCCGATTCCTGGAAGAATTGCTTTCCCCAGATCTGCAGATGGATTTCTTGGCCCTAAGCCaggagctggagcaggaggaaggactCACCCTTGCCCAG CTAGTGGAGAAGCGCCTCCTACCCTGGAAGGAGAAACAGCATGCGAGGGCAGCCCCTGGTCATGGCATGGCCCGGTTGGACTCTAGTTCTTCCAAGTTTGCAGCTGGCCAAGGAGCAGAGAGAGACGTCCCTGACCCCCAACAAGGGGTTGGCATGGAAACCTGCCCACCCCAGATGGCAGCCTGGGACCCTCAGGGACGAGGCAGAGCACACACTGGCATGGCCAGGTCCAAAGACTCTGCTGTGCTTTTGGGATGTCAGGATCCCCCTGGGCTGAGGGCTGCCCGGCCAACCTCTCCTCCCCAGGACCACAGACCCACCTGCCCCGGCCTGGGTACCAAGGATGCCTTGGATCTGCCTGGAGGGTCTCCTGTCAGGGAGTCACATGGGCTGGCTCAGGGGTCAAGTGAGGAGGAGGAGCTCCCCAGCCTGGCCTTCCTCTTGGGCTCCCAGCACAAGCTGCTGCCCTGGTGGCTTCCCCAGAGCCCTGTCCCTGCCTTGGGCCTTCTCAGCCCAGAAAAGTGTGGACCCCAGGGAGCTCTTCAGTCCCCATCTGCTAAGAGAAGAGACCTCAGCCTAGCACCATCTCCTGCCACCAAGTCCAAGAAGCGACCTCTCTTCAGAAGCCCATCCCCATGGCCTGGGCTCAGGGTCTCTGGGGAGCAATCCCTGGCTTGGGGACTGGGTGGCCCCTCACGGTCTCAAAACAGAAAGGGTGACCCCTTGGTCTCCAGGAAGGAGAATAAGCAGCATTGTGGCCAGTAG